One part of the Lotus japonicus ecotype B-129 chromosome 2, LjGifu_v1.2 genome encodes these proteins:
- the LOC130736469 gene encoding uncharacterized protein LOC130736469: MKNIVLETYSGKADPKEHLLYFNRKMVISAAFDAVKCRMFLATFKGTAMAWFTTLPRGSITNFRDFSSKFLVQFLASKTKQVTIEDLYNVRQSEGETLKQYVKRFSVASVKIEESEPNACARAFKYGLQPGKLNSKLSRKPAQSMAEIWARANTYILDGEEDAFKRRRTKVEKDGDQRDASPEDKPSKGKAEGSKRRDRKVRTSEKVLREPLYPKKESFERRRPWHQTDSRRREESGKSLSAHLTELLREVKAIHAVEEGKKEVGSPRATLDKTKWCEYHRSAGHDTGDCFTLKTEIERLIRAGRSQLGDRGDRWSGERQRGNRYNGSRE; this comes from the coding sequence ATGAAGAATATTGTCCTTGAGACGTACAGCGGGAAGGCTGATCCTAAGGAACACCTGCTATACTTTAACAGGAAGATGGTGATCAGTGCCGCTTTCGATGCTgtaaagtgcaggatgtttctgGCTACGTTTAAAGGCACTGCCATGGCATGGTTCACAACATTGCCCCGAGGATCAATCACGAATTTCCGCGATTTCTCATCTAAGTTCCTAGTCCAGTTCTTGGCAAGCAAGACCAAACAAGTGACGATCGAGGATTTATACAATGTGCGCCAGTCCGAGGGCGAGACTCTGAAGCAGTATGTGAAACGGTTTAGCGTCGCGTCGGTAAAAATTGAGGAGTCAGAGCCAAATGCCTGTGCCCGTGCCTTCAAGTACGGTTTGCAACCTGGGAAGCTAAATAGCAAGTTGAGTCGCAAGCCGGCCCAATCAATGGCTGAGATTTGGGCGAGAGCAAACACCTACATACTCGATGGGGAGGAGGATGCTTTTAAGCGAAGGCGCACGAAGGTAGAGAAAGATGGCGACCAGAGGGATGCATCGCCAGAGGACAAGCCGAGCAAGGGGAAAGCGGAAGGGAGCAAGAGACGAGACAGAAAGGTGCGTACGAGTGAAAAAGTGCTGAGAGAACCATTGTATCCCAAAAAGGAGAGTTTTGAGCGTCGCCGACCCTGGCATCAAACCGACTCTCGTCGGCGAGAGGAGTCAGGGAAAAGTTTGAGTGCGCATCTAACGGAGCTGCTGCGTGAGGTTAAGGCGATACacgcagttgaggaaggcaaGAAGGAGGTAGGCTCGCCCCGGGCAACGTTAGATAAGACAaaatggtgcgagtaccaccgcTCGGCAGGACATGACACTGGAGACTGCTTTACTCTGAAGACTGAAATTGAGAGGCTCATCCGAGCAGGGCGATCACAACTGGGTGACCGTGGTGATCGCTGGAGCGGGGAGCGACAACGAGGAAACCGGTATAATGGGTCCCGCGAGTAG
- the LOC130736470 gene encoding uncharacterized protein LOC130736470 yields the protein MLYNGHINVEYCNKSNAIKYLFKYVSKGPDRVNVDISNQNKDYTESEVKDEIKQYYDCRYLTPCEEVWRTLKFFIHVEWPSVKNVTFHLPNKQSVCFKDHDDLKRVVDKATEKDTMFIAWMKANCKYGEGKAFTYAEFPSHFVYDEDAHSWHPRKKGTSIGRLQYIPHGVGEFYYLRILLTLQKGCTSWESIRTVDDVEYPTFRDACYALGLLADDKEFLDAITEANELASELEKLLHMNGRSLKGYPCLPFPHLFDDSQFENKFVADELNYDKAEMEDLHKSLLNSLTVEQHKIYKSIMDVVMNRAGGLFFLYGFGGTGKTYLWNTLSAVVRAQGLIVLNVISSCIASLLLPGGRTAHSMFSIPISIKESSTCNVSQGSLKAELLQKTSLIIWVEAPMLNKWCFEALDRTLNDIMKSHQSVDSGMPLGVKWWFWAEILGKFCQLFRKEVVLKLLVPQSIRLIFRSNVVC from the exons ATGTTATACAATGGTCATATCAATGTTGAATATTGCAACAAGTCAAATGCAATCAAATATCTCTTCAAATATGTTAGCAAAGGGCCTGATAGAGTAAATGTTGACATATCCAATCAGAACAAAGATTACACGGAGTCTGAGGTCAAAGATGAAATTaaacaatattatgattgtaGATACCTTACTCCGTGTGAAGAAGTTTGGAGGacattgaaattttttattcatGTCGAATGGCCTTCAGTTAAAAATGTGACATTTCATCTTCCAAATAAACAAAGTGTGTGTTTTAAAGATCATGATGATTTAAAGCGCGTGGTAGACAAGGCTACTGAAAAAGACACTATGTTTATAGCTTGGATGAAAGCCAATTGTAAGTATGGTGAAGGAAAAGCCTTTACATATGCAGAGTTCCCATCCCATTTTGTATATGATGAAGACGCTCATTCATGGCATCCAAGGAAAAAAGGGACATCTATTGGAAGACTCCAATATATTCCTCATGGAGTTGGTGAATTTTATTACTTGAGAATTTTATTAACTCTACAGAAAGGTTGCACAAGTTGGGAGAGCATTCGCACTGTGGATGATGTTGAATATCCTACATTTCGTGACGCATGTTACGCCTTAGGATTATTAGCTGATGATAAGGAATTCTTAGATGCAATTACAGAAGCAAATGAATTAGCATCAG AATTGGAGAAACTACTGCATATGAATGGAAGATCTTTAAAAGGTTATCCATGCCTACCATTTCCACACTTATTTGATGACTCCCAATTTGAGAACAAATTTGTAGCGGATGAATTGAATTATGATAAAGCTGAAATGGAAGATTTGCACAAATCATTACTCAATTCATTAACTGTTGAACAACATAAGATATACAAATCCATAATGGATGTAGTTATGAATAGAGCTGGAGGTCTCTTTTTcttatatggttttggaggtACTGGTAAGACCTATCTGTGGAATACATTATCAGCTGTTGTTAGGGCACAAGGGTTGATTGTATTAAATGTTATTTCAAGTTGTATTGCTTCTTTGCTTTTACCTGGTGGCAGAACTGCACATTCTATGTTTTCTATTCCAATTTCTATAAAAGAGAGTTCAACTTGCAATGTATCACAAGGTTCTTTAAAGGCAGAGTTGTTACAAAAAACAAGTTTGATCATATGGGTTGAAGCACCCATGCTCAATAAATGGTGTTTTGAAGCATTGGACCGGACTTTAAATGATATAATGAAGTCGCATCAAAGTGTTGATAGTGGCATGCCTTTGGGGGTAAAGTGGTGGTTTTGGGCGGAGATTTTAGGCAAATTTTGCCAGTTATTCAGAAAGGAAGTCGTTCTGAAATTGTTAGTGCCACAATCAATTCGTCTTATCTTCAGAAGCAATGTCGTGTGCTAA